In Fragaria vesca subsp. vesca linkage group LG1, FraVesHawaii_1.0, whole genome shotgun sequence, the sequence AGAGTTAAATAATTACAAATATTGGTAACTTGTAACCTCAATAGCCAAACATCAAAAGATCATGGAATTTCATCATCAGTTTGTAAATCTAATAAACAATACAAACATTCGGTGCAATTTAGTATACGAACCTTCATTACAAGAGTATGCAAGCAAGGAGTTTGCTTAATGAAAAATGCAATATGAAGAAGAGCATAGTTATTATCTTCATCAAATGCTAATTCCAAGCACTTGAGATTAGGTAATGAAGGAATTACAGGATCTGTTTCGCCCCACTGAAATCAAAAACCAAGTATGTCACCAACATAATCCAGAACAAAAGAAAAGACGTATAACTGGTTAAGTTGTTATATGTATACACTAACCAAAATTATATAATTGATTTTGAGAATCTCCAGTTGGGAAAGACAGCAAGAAAGGTAAGAGAAGTCAATCTTTGCCGACCATCCCGTGATTCTTGTCATTCCTGAAAGGGATATCTCAACAAGAAGTGGTAGATTTCTAAGAAGCAACTTTTCCAGATCCCCACCATAAGTAAATGAAATTAGGTTTGCTTCACATATCTCGATGCTTTTGAGGTTGAGACATTGTTGTATCGTTAAATACTTCAATGCAATAGACTGACCAACAACTCTAAGATTGACCATCAAGGATGAATCACACACGGCTACTCGTTCAAGAACTGGACAGTTATAGATGAAGTACTCGAGAATATCTTGGTCCACATCAACACGATTGAAATCAAGAACTTTGAGAAACTTAAAACCAATGTATTCCGAACACAAGGCCTTGAAACTAGAAAATTCACTTATACCCAGCACTTGGTTGCTAAATTTGTATTGCAGACCCCATGGATATAAAATAGCAGATAAGTCCAGCTCAAGAATTTGAACTCCTTTCCTCATTGCAAATTGAATCCATTTATCAATACAACTTCTAGGACCAAGCTCAAACGCAATTCGGAAGCGCTCAATGTTAGCTACTCTATGTTGATTCAAAACCGAATCCACCCAATCAACATACATACACAATCCTAGCTCGCGTTCCCTGTCACTTTTGGGCTTGCAAAATCTGATCAATCGTTGTTCAGCATCGAAGTTGAGAGTGGTACTAAAGGCCCACACATAATGCCACCTCCTAGAGAGGATACTAGTAGCTTGTGCTTCCTTTAGGGACAATAGAGAGAGTATACTCACAAGAATTTCATCCGGCAATCCACTGATTCTGTCCTCCATGTTGCCAGCAACGTCTTTTTTCTTTCTCTCTTTCATGTGGTAACCACCCTATGCATTAACCCAAGAGGAAAGAAAACGCTAAATCAATGTTGAGAAACATAGTGCTACCATATAAATACCAAACCAAATGCAAGGAATAAAATATGCTGCTTTGCAAATAGCTTGATTCCCAGAAACACAATACCAATTTGAATTTCACGCGACATGAAGATGTCTTACCTTGCTATTCGGTTCAGCCATTGTTTGATGGAACTGGGTAAACAAGAGACTCAGCTACGGAGCGCAATCAATATTGCAACTTGAGGAATCTGCTAATCTCTTCTAGGATTGTCGGGTTTTAATTGAAATCTGTCTTGGTTACCAGATCTGCTTGGACTGGAGCTGCTGGGTATCATGTTTTGATGATCAAGCCTGTTGGACCCAAAACCACCTCCAACGTGAAATTGTTGGGACACGTGATAGCAGGCAGCACGTGTATATCATCTGCTTACGTTTTGACTTTTGTCGGTTTTTTTTTTCTGAGAAAAAAATAAAATTTAAAACCTCTAATACATCTTACATTTAAACTATCAAGATTAAAAGCATCAAGACGCATCAAAATTGAGTTCGGTGAAGTTTTCTGAGGAGGATGCCACTGTGACATGAGGATAGGAGTGACTTCCTCCATAGTTGATATTTCCACCCATTGAGACTTTTGAATTGTGTTTTTTATACGCCTCAACATAGATGACTACAGCATGAACAACAAATAATAATGAGAAGGAAGTCTGAAAATGAGGTTATTTCTTGCCTCCCAAATCTTCTAACAAACAATAATGCAATCCTCTGCAACAAATTTATCATGACCTTTCCTGAACTGGGAGAGGAAAAGCTCATCAAAAGTATAAAACCCTGTTAGATCAAATCCAGCAACTTCCCATGTACTCTTTGCAAAGGGGCAAGAAAAGAACAAGTGATTAATGTCTTCCACCCCATCATTGCAAAGAGCACAATTTGGACTAATATGATTAGTAAAACGAGCAATTCAAGATCTAGTTTTCAACCTTCCTCTAGCTAAAAGCCAAGCATTGGCCTTTGGAAGTATGTTTAAGTTCCAAATAACATTCATGATTTTGGTCTTTGAGTGAGGATTAGTGTTCTCACATTGCAACCAAGTAGCAGATCTTATGGAGAATCTGCCATCAGCCGCAGGTCTCCAAACAAATTCATCACTAGCCACAATTGTAGGCAAGGGGATGCCCTTAATCACATTAACAGTTTCATGATCAAGCACAGAATTAAGCTTGCCCATATTCCAATAACCATTCTGCAAGTAGTCACACACATTTTCATCCAAGTTTATAGAGTTTCTGATGTTAGTAGGAATAAGATTAATCAAAGGAAAAACAAAAGCCCAATTCAAAGTCCAACATTTAATATCCTTTCCATCTCCTACAATCCATCTCATTCCCGTAAGAATAAGATTTCTATATCCTAAGAAAAGAATAATTTCTTAGGAACAGGCATGAATAATTTTGTATTCATTTATAAAAAGAAAAGAATAACAAACATTCATTATTTAACTGCATATTAAGGTTGAAGTATCAGAATAACAAAACTGAAAGGAAAGAATCATGATCCAACATATATAATTTTGCAATGTAGTTCCTACTAGGCTGTAGTACCTACAGGCACACAACATCTAGATTTGCAGGCAATTTCTCTTTAAGCTGACGAGCCTCAGTCTTGACAATTCTTCTCCACTATATGGGGAAATAGCAGTCTGTGAACCCCTGAATACTGACGATTAACAGGATCAAAAATAATTTTCTCAATATTACTTGCAGTTTTCATCAAGTACTTCACAAGTTCAATTTGACGGCTAAGGCCAGAGTATTCTACAAATTTCACCACTTTCAGAGAATCAAAAGAGCATCTTTTGGGTCTCTTCTTGGAAAAGGGACTTTTTGGAGACCACCGTGATCGAAACTGCATCAAAGAAGCAATTCAGTGTGTACAAGCAGCAAGAACTACAAATAAGTCAAATATATAGAAACAGAAAATTTCAACCTCTGAGAATGAGAAACAGTATACATTCTATTATGACTATTATCATTATCCCACACATTTGTTTTTTTTTTGGGGGACAAATAGGCAATCCCACACATTTGTTTACATCTATTTTTTTATTTTTTATTTTTTATAAATGAAAATGCATTTCTGAAGGATAACAGAAAAGAGTTCTCAGAACAAAATGAAAAAGGATAACAGAAGAAAAATCTACATTTACAGAAGATGGACAAAACTGGAATCAAAGTCATAATTTGAATGGAAGAAAAATAAAAAAAATTCATGGACGAACTAGGCAACTAGCCATTAGACAGCAATCAACCTTGTTGTTTCTCTAGTTTGTACTCACTCTTGGTTCCTACAAGTTAGAAAATGGAGCTAACACATCATCAGGAATTTGTAATTGTAATCTACCCTAGTGAAAGCATGTATTCAAGCAAAAGACAGTGGAA encodes:
- the LOC101294115 gene encoding F-box/LRR-repeat protein At2g42730-like gives rise to the protein MAEPNSKGGYHMKERKKKDVAGNMEDRISGLPDEILVSILSLLSLKEAQATSILSRRWHYVWAFSTTLNFDAEQRLIRFCKPKSDRERELGLCMYVDWVDSVLNQHRVANIERFRIAFELGPRSCIDKWIQFAMRKGVQILELDLSAILYPWGLQYKFSNQVLGISEFSSFKALCSEYIGFKFLKVLDFNRVDVDQDILEYFIYNCPVLERVAVCDSSLMVNLRVVGQSIALKYLTIQQCLNLKSIEICEANLISFTYGGDLEKLLLRNLPLLVEISLSGMTRITGWSAKIDFSYLSCCLSQLEILKINYIILWGETDPVIPSLPNLKCLELAFDEDNNYALLHIAFFIKQTPCLHTLVMKFRSWRCPKNPFAKKRAARYSHDCLKVVKFLEYSGLSRQIELVKYLMKTASNLEKIIFDPVNRQYSGVHRLLFPHIVEMEELSRAEAHQLKEKLPATLDVVCQ
- the LOC101297084 gene encoding uncharacterized protein LOC101297084, with the translated sequence MISWAETDSLPNLKCLELAFDEANNCALLDVAFFIKQTPCLHTLVMKFRSRWSPKSPFSKKRPKRCSFDSLKVVKFVEYSGLSRQIELVKYLMKTASNIEKIIFDPVNRQYSGVHRLLFPHIVEKNCQD